The Deltaproteobacteria bacterium PRO3 genome has a segment encoding these proteins:
- a CDS encoding rod shape-determining protein: MQMILDPILGLFSNDLAIDLGTANTLVYVKGKGVVCAEPSVVAVQKDARGMRKVLAVGREAKEMLGRTPGNIEAIRPMKEGVIADFEITEAMLRYFIRKVHNRRTLVRPRIIICVPFGITEVERRAVRESAECAGAREVYLIDEPMAAAIGAGLPITEPSGNMIVDIGGGTTEVAVISLAGIVYSKSVRVAGDKMDEAIIQYLKRKYNLLIGERTAEQIKIQIGSAFPNGEIKTMEIKGRDLVAGVPRVMEVNSEEVREAIAEPVHAIVEAVKVALERTPPELAADIVDKGIVLAGGGALLAHLDVLLREETGLPVTIAEDPLSSVVQGTGKALDQLDSLKGITVNSY; this comes from the coding sequence ATCCAAATGATTCTTGATCCGATTTTAGGGCTCTTCTCCAACGACCTCGCGATCGATCTGGGCACGGCCAACACGCTGGTCTACGTGAAGGGCAAAGGGGTGGTCTGCGCCGAGCCTTCGGTGGTCGCCGTGCAGAAAGACGCGCGCGGGATGCGCAAGGTCCTGGCGGTCGGCCGCGAGGCGAAGGAGATGCTGGGCCGCACCCCCGGCAACATCGAGGCGATCCGCCCCATGAAAGAGGGCGTCATCGCGGACTTCGAGATCACCGAGGCCATGCTCCGCTATTTCATCCGCAAGGTGCACAACCGCCGCACCCTGGTCCGCCCCCGAATCATTATCTGCGTCCCCTTCGGCATCACCGAGGTCGAGCGCCGCGCGGTGCGCGAGTCGGCCGAGTGCGCCGGGGCCCGCGAGGTCTACCTGATCGACGAGCCGATGGCGGCGGCGATCGGCGCCGGCCTGCCCATCACCGAGCCCTCGGGCAACATGATCGTCGACATCGGCGGCGGCACCACCGAGGTGGCGGTGATCAGCCTGGCCGGCATCGTCTACTCCAAGTCGGTCCGGGTCGCCGGCGACAAGATGGACGAGGCCATCATTCAGTATCTCAAGCGGAAGTACAATTTGTTGATCGGCGAGCGCACCGCCGAGCAGATCAAGATCCAGATCGGCAGCGCCTTCCCCAACGGCGAGATCAAGACGATGGAGATCAAGGGTCGCGACCTCGTCGCCGGCGTGCCTCGGGTGATGGAGGTCAATTCCGAAGAGGTCCGCGAGGCCATCGCCGAGCCGGTGCACGCCATCGTCGAGGCGGTGAAGGTCGCGCTGGAGCGAACGCCGCCCGAGTTGGCGGCCGACATCGTCGACAAGGGGATTGTGCTGGCCGGAGGTGGGGCCTTGCTGGCCCACCTTGACGTCCTGCTGCGCGAGGAGACCGGGCTGCCGGTGACTATTGCCGAGGATCCGCTGTCCTCCGTCGTCCAGGGAACGGGCAAGGCCCTGGACCAGCTGGATTCGCTCAAAGGGATTACGGTTAATTCTTACTAG
- a CDS encoding CCA tRNA nucleotidyltransferase: MSMSFIDAIYQAGGRVYEVGGTVRDELMGHPHKDKDLLVAGVPFEALVRLLGSFGQVHEVGKSFGVLKFKPRGSDHDFDVALPRTEKSTGPHHRDFEVRFDEKLPVELDLQRRDFTINAMAREMKTGELLDPFGGQKDLKAKILRQVFADSFVEDPLRLLRAVQFAARFELSIEPETLIAMKRHAAKIETVSPERVIEEVGKLFRAERPSTGFYLMRDTGLLRYVFPELEKTIGVEQPAKKSGDVFDHTMKVLDASRTCADLDRPGDLEIMFASLFHDIGKPYTVGFNEKTRRITFYGHQIVSTRLARKWMKKYRANMLGIDTENVLSMVHNHMFETKSFYTERAIRRFIHKIGKDLIFKLVDLRIADKKGGAYPNQLKGILRLKRRIQEELDKKPPFGPKDLAIGGHDLMGLGYPEGPILGRILKELVELVLDDPELNTRQSLLEYVLAKYPPAEAAKENHDPRQKKGPEKSPQA; the protein is encoded by the coding sequence ATGTCTATGTCTTTCATCGACGCCATCTACCAAGCCGGCGGCCGCGTCTACGAGGTCGGCGGCACCGTCCGCGACGAGTTGATGGGCCACCCCCACAAGGACAAGGACCTGTTGGTCGCGGGCGTCCCTTTCGAGGCCCTCGTGCGGCTGCTGGGCTCCTTCGGGCAGGTGCACGAGGTGGGGAAGTCCTTCGGCGTCCTCAAGTTCAAGCCGCGCGGGTCCGATCACGACTTCGACGTCGCCCTGCCCCGCACCGAAAAGTCCACCGGCCCGCACCACCGCGACTTCGAGGTGCGCTTCGACGAAAAGCTCCCCGTCGAGCTGGACCTGCAGCGCCGCGATTTCACCATCAACGCGATGGCGCGCGAGATGAAAACCGGAGAGCTGCTCGATCCCTTCGGCGGGCAAAAGGACCTGAAGGCCAAGATCCTGCGCCAGGTCTTCGCGGATTCCTTCGTCGAGGACCCCCTGCGCCTGCTGCGTGCCGTGCAGTTCGCGGCGCGCTTCGAGCTGAGCATCGAGCCCGAGACGCTCATCGCCATGAAGCGGCATGCCGCCAAGATCGAGACCGTCTCGCCGGAGCGGGTCATCGAGGAGGTCGGCAAACTGTTCCGCGCCGAGCGGCCCTCGACCGGCTTCTACCTGATGCGGGACACCGGCCTGCTGCGCTACGTCTTTCCGGAACTCGAGAAGACCATCGGCGTCGAGCAGCCCGCCAAGAAGAGCGGCGACGTCTTCGACCACACGATGAAGGTGCTCGACGCCTCCCGCACTTGCGCCGACCTCGACCGGCCGGGCGACCTCGAGATCATGTTCGCCTCGCTGTTCCACGACATCGGCAAACCCTACACCGTCGGCTTCAACGAGAAGACCCGGCGCATCACCTTCTACGGCCACCAGATCGTCTCGACCCGGCTGGCGCGTAAGTGGATGAAAAAATACCGCGCCAACATGCTGGGCATCGACACCGAAAACGTCCTCAGCATGGTGCACAACCACATGTTCGAGACCAAGAGCTTCTACACCGAACGCGCCATCCGCCGCTTCATCCACAAGATCGGCAAGGACCTGATCTTCAAGCTGGTCGACCTGCGCATTGCCGACAAGAAGGGCGGGGCCTACCCCAACCAACTCAAGGGCATTCTCCGCCTCAAGCGCCGCATCCAGGAAGAGTTGGACAAAAAGCCCCCCTTCGGCCCCAAAGACCTAGCCATCGGCGGCCACGACCTGATGGGCCTCGGCTACCCCGAGGGCCCCATCCTGGGGCGCATCCTGAAGGAGCTGGTCGAACTTGTGCTGGACGACCCCGAGCTAAATACGCGACAATCCCTCCTCGAGTACGTCCTGGCGAAATATCCCCCGGCCGAGGCGGCGAAGGAGAACCATGACCCCAGACAAAAAAAGGGACCCGAAAAAAGCCCTCAAGCATGA
- a CDS encoding dephospho-CoA kinase, with amino-acid sequence MKILALTGGIATGKTAVARLFEKHGAWVIDADRAAHRAYRPGTQLYRDILRRYGREILAADGGIDRKKLGAILFRSKPERLWLEVRIHPETRRLIGREIQAALRRGRRLILVEAALHVETGYHRPFHGLIVVDAPPQIQIERLRRREGLSRAAALAKIRSQMPRRRKLAAADWVIDNSGSLASTERQVRNLVRELKR; translated from the coding sequence ATGAAGATCCTCGCGCTCACCGGCGGCATCGCGACGGGCAAGACGGCGGTGGCCCGCCTCTTTGAGAAGCACGGCGCCTGGGTGATCGACGCCGACCGGGCGGCGCACCGCGCCTACCGGCCGGGGACCCAACTCTATCGGGACATTCTGCGGCGTTACGGAAGAGAAATCCTCGCCGCCGACGGGGGCATCGACCGTAAAAAGCTGGGGGCCATCCTGTTTCGCTCCAAGCCCGAGAGGCTCTGGCTGGAGGTGCGCATCCATCCCGAAACCCGCCGCCTGATCGGACGGGAAATCCAAGCGGCCCTGCGCCGGGGCCGAAGGCTCATCCTGGTCGAGGCCGCCCTGCACGTCGAGACCGGCTATCATCGCCCCTTCCACGGCCTGATCGTCGTCGACGCGCCGCCCCAAATCCAAATCGAACGCCTGAGGCGCCGGGAGGGCCTGAGCCGCGCCGCGGCCCTGGCCAAGATCCGCAGCCAAATGCCGCGGCGCCGCAAATTGGCGGCTGCGGATTGGGTGATCGACAATTCGGGAAGCCTGGCCTCGACCGAGCGTCAGGTGCGAAATCTCGTCCGGGAGCTGAAGCGATGA
- a CDS encoding DUF2203 family protein produces the protein MGKKYFTVDEVNELIPQLDHHFRKMLLHKKEMSKATVRLRKLGVEPQLLEAAPPSESSDVQELHRQLQNHYFAFKQNLLAIERTGGEIKDLELGRVDFPSLEDGREGRLTWQLGVTEAAYRHPLPEEGQSLPFEKAKMRRVG, from the coding sequence ATGGGCAAGAAGTACTTCACGGTCGACGAGGTCAACGAGCTGATCCCCCAGCTCGATCATCATTTCCGCAAGATGTTGCTCCACAAAAAAGAGATGTCCAAGGCGACGGTCCGCCTGCGCAAGTTGGGCGTCGAGCCCCAGCTGCTCGAGGCCGCGCCGCCTTCGGAGTCTTCCGACGTCCAAGAGCTGCACCGACAGCTGCAAAACCATTATTTCGCCTTCAAGCAAAACCTCCTCGCCATCGAGCGGACGGGCGGGGAGATCAAGGACCTCGAGCTTGGCCGCGTCGATTTTCCCAGCCTCGAGGACGGCCGCGAAGGACGCCTGACCTGGCAGCTCGGCGTCACCGAGGCCGCTTACCGCCATCCCCTTCCCGAGGAGGGCCAATCCCTCCCTTTCGAAAAAGCGAAAATGCGCCGCGTCGGTTGA
- a CDS encoding DMT family transporter, producing MTFFYFFVTAGRMPSKLRHLLSHGPVAMTASGLFFAAMGAMIKSLGNAIPLFQITFFRAMVSALLLGLVMWRRGIPLRGENQGLLVIRSVVGFIAMTLNFYALARINLGDAAVLNQSSPVFVLLFSWCFLGERFYRSLLGMTALSFLGIVLILRPSGEVFNLAGLAGIGGALFAAAAYVSIRRLHRTDSFWTMAFYFMAASAILSFPPMLAAWKNPDPRQWALLIGSGLFGTLGQLLMTLAYKNEEASWVAPFSYAGVLFSFVLGIAFFGEHPDLWTLLGAVLTIGGGIALVVLKNRLRPPLAPELPVPDGEVLDAVEDRPGASPA from the coding sequence ATGACTTTTTTTTATTTTTTTGTTACCGCAGGCCGCATGCCCTCGAAACTGCGCCACCTGCTGTCCCACGGACCCGTCGCGATGACGGCCTCGGGACTCTTCTTCGCGGCGATGGGCGCCATGATCAAGTCCCTTGGAAACGCCATACCCCTCTTCCAGATCACCTTTTTTCGGGCGATGGTCTCGGCGCTCTTGTTGGGCCTGGTGATGTGGCGACGCGGCATCCCCCTGCGCGGGGAGAATCAGGGACTCCTGGTGATCCGTTCGGTCGTGGGCTTTATCGCCATGACCTTGAATTTCTACGCCCTGGCCCGTATCAACCTGGGCGACGCCGCGGTGCTTAACCAAAGCTCGCCGGTCTTCGTCTTGCTGTTTTCTTGGTGCTTTCTCGGCGAGCGTTTCTACCGCTCCCTCCTCGGCATGACCGCCCTCTCCTTCCTCGGCATCGTCCTGATCCTGCGTCCGAGCGGCGAAGTCTTCAACCTGGCGGGCCTGGCCGGGATCGGCGGCGCCCTCTTCGCGGCGGCGGCCTACGTCTCGATCCGCCGGCTGCACCGGACCGACTCCTTTTGGACGATGGCCTTCTACTTCATGGCCGCCTCGGCGATCCTTTCCTTTCCTCCCATGTTGGCTGCCTGGAAAAACCCCGACCCACGGCAATGGGCCTTGTTGATCGGCAGCGGTCTCTTCGGCACCCTCGGACAGCTACTGATGACCCTGGCCTATAAGAACGAGGAGGCGAGCTGGGTGGCGCCCTTCTCCTACGCCGGCGTCCTGTTCAGTTTTGTCCTGGGAATAGCCTTTTTCGGCGAGCATCCCGATCTCTGGACCCTCCTCGGCGCTGTTTTGACCATCGGGGGCGGCATCGCCCTCGTCGTCCTCAAGAACCGCCTCAGACCACCCTTGGCGCCCGAGCTTCCGGTGCCGGACGGGGAGGTCCTCGACGCCGTCGAGGATAGACCCGGGGCCTCGCCGGCCTAG
- a CDS encoding DNA-directed RNA polymerase subunit omega: MARVTVEDCLQFIENRFALVHLAARRVRQLSKGSHRLVHSKNKDVVTALREIAENKVRAVKQSLPEKVD; the protein is encoded by the coding sequence ATGGCCCGCGTCACCGTTGAAGACTGCCTGCAATTCATCGAAAACCGCTTTGCTCTCGTGCACTTAGCCGCGCGCCGCGTGCGCCAGCTGAGCAAGGGCAGCCACCGCCTCGTCCACAGCAAGAACAAGGACGTCGTGACCGCCCTGCGCGAGATCGCCGAAAACAAGGTCCGCGCCGTCAAACAATCCCTGCCCGAGAAGGTCGATTGA
- a CDS encoding phosphoribosylaminoimidazolesuccinocarboxamide synthase — protein sequence MSEALLESHLKSVPLLFRGKVRDIYDLGDALLLVASDRISAFDHILPTPIPRKGVILTQLSNFWLKKTEALIPNHSLSRALSTVTKDPDELRQLEGRSVVVKKAKPLPVELIVRGYLVGSGWEEYKKQGTVCGLPLPAGIQQAQKLPQPIFTPSTKAPKGQHDENISYEEMVKLIGPDLAAQARDICLKIYSTAAEYALSRGIIIADTKIELGIYEGKLILIDELLTPDSSRFWPADQYQTGSNPPSYDKQFVRDYLTSINWDKKSNPPALPEDIVRKTAEKYQEALDRLTRA from the coding sequence ATGAGCGAAGCCCTGCTGGAATCCCACTTGAAGAGCGTCCCGCTCCTGTTTCGCGGCAAGGTACGAGACATCTACGACTTGGGCGACGCCCTCTTGCTGGTCGCCAGCGACCGCATCTCGGCCTTCGACCACATCCTGCCCACGCCGATCCCGCGCAAGGGCGTGATCTTGACCCAGCTCTCAAACTTTTGGCTGAAAAAAACCGAGGCCCTGATCCCCAACCACAGCCTGTCCCGGGCCCTGAGCACCGTGACGAAAGATCCCGACGAATTGCGCCAGCTCGAGGGTCGCAGCGTCGTCGTCAAGAAGGCCAAGCCTTTGCCCGTCGAGCTGATTGTCCGCGGTTATTTAGTGGGAAGCGGCTGGGAAGAATACAAGAAGCAGGGCACCGTCTGCGGCCTCCCGCTGCCCGCCGGCATCCAGCAGGCCCAAAAGCTGCCCCAGCCGATCTTCACGCCCTCGACCAAGGCCCCCAAGGGCCAGCACGACGAAAACATCTCCTATGAGGAGATGGTGAAGCTGATCGGACCCGACTTGGCCGCCCAGGCCAGGGACATCTGCCTGAAAATTTACTCGACCGCCGCCGAATACGCCCTGAGCCGCGGCATCATCATCGCCGACACCAAGATCGAATTGGGCATTTACGAGGGGAAGCTGATCCTCATCGACGAATTGCTGACCCCGGATTCCTCGCGCTTCTGGCCGGCCGACCAATACCAGACCGGATCCAACCCGCCAAGCTACGACAAGCAGTTCGTCCGGGATTATCTCACGTCCATTAACTGGGATAAGAAATCCAATCCCCCCGCCCTGCCGGAGGATATCGTCCGCAAGACTGCGGAAAAATACCAAGAGGCGCTGGATCGTTTGACCCGCGCGTAA
- a CDS encoding SpoVR family protein: protein MSTRLTPELEAIRREVEGYAKEYGLDYFPVIFEVLDWNQINMVAAYGGFPNRYPHWRFGMEYEQLSKSYAYGLSKIYEMVINNDPSYAYLLHSNAEVDQKLVMAHVYGHSDFFKNNIYFGQTNRKMMDEMANHKTRVKKMIDKHGMEAVENFIDVALSLENLIDTHAAGIRRRRPVEDDLSGENGERPLVSKLKSKDYMDKFINPKEFLEEQRLRLEEAKMQKKNFPESPERDVLLFLIENAPMERWQRDILEIIREEAYYFVPQMQTKIMNEGWASYWHSTIMTQRALKPSEFIDYADHHSGTLATSPGRLNPYKIGIELYRDIEDRWNKGKFGKEYEDCDDMVEKKRWNKNLGLGRQKIFEVRKIYSDLTFIDTFLTEDFCREHKLFTFAYNPNKQAYEIASREFKAVKGKLLDALTNRGQPFISVTNANYQNRGELYLVHEHHGIDLRPDYAEETLKNLHIVWKRPVAIETLVDGGEKILYYDGKSYQELDKNREV from the coding sequence ATGAGCACGCGGCTCACCCCCGAATTGGAAGCGATCCGCCGCGAGGTCGAGGGCTACGCCAAAGAGTACGGACTGGATTATTTTCCCGTCATCTTCGAGGTGCTGGACTGGAACCAGATCAACATGGTTGCGGCCTACGGCGGCTTTCCCAACCGCTATCCGCACTGGCGCTTCGGCATGGAATATGAGCAGCTCTCGAAGTCCTATGCCTACGGCCTTTCCAAGATCTACGAGATGGTGATCAACAACGATCCCTCCTACGCCTACCTGCTGCATTCCAACGCCGAGGTCGACCAGAAGCTGGTCATGGCCCACGTCTACGGGCACTCCGATTTTTTCAAGAACAACATCTATTTCGGCCAGACGAACCGCAAGATGATGGACGAGATGGCCAATCACAAGACCCGCGTCAAGAAGATGATCGACAAGCACGGGATGGAGGCGGTCGAGAACTTCATCGACGTCGCCCTTAGCCTGGAGAATCTTATCGACACCCACGCCGCGGGCATCCGGCGTCGCCGGCCGGTCGAGGACGATCTCTCGGGGGAGAACGGCGAGCGTCCCTTGGTGTCCAAGCTGAAAAGCAAGGACTACATGGACAAGTTCATCAATCCCAAGGAGTTCCTCGAAGAACAGCGGTTGCGTCTGGAAGAAGCCAAGATGCAGAAGAAGAATTTCCCCGAGAGTCCCGAGCGCGACGTCCTGCTCTTTCTGATCGAAAACGCCCCCATGGAGCGCTGGCAGCGCGACATCCTCGAGATCATCCGCGAGGAAGCCTACTATTTCGTGCCGCAGATGCAGACGAAGATCATGAACGAGGGCTGGGCCTCATACTGGCACTCGACCATCATGACGCAGCGGGCGCTCAAGCCCAGCGAGTTCATCGACTATGCCGACCACCATTCGGGAACCCTCGCCACTTCGCCCGGACGGCTCAACCCCTACAAGATCGGGATCGAGCTATACCGGGACATCGAGGACCGGTGGAACAAGGGCAAGTTCGGGAAGGAGTACGAGGACTGCGACGACATGGTCGAGAAGAAGCGATGGAACAAAAACTTGGGGCTAGGCCGGCAGAAGATCTTCGAGGTCCGCAAGATCTATTCCGACCTGACCTTCATCGACACCTTCTTGACCGAGGATTTCTGCCGGGAACACAAGCTCTTCACCTTCGCCTACAACCCTAATAAGCAGGCCTACGAGATCGCCAGTCGCGAGTTCAAGGCGGTGAAGGGCAAGCTGCTCGACGCCCTGACCAACCGCGGCCAGCCCTTCATCAGCGTGACCAACGCCAACTACCAGAACCGGGGCGAGCTTTACCTGGTGCACGAGCATCACGGGATCGACCTGCGGCCGGACTACGCCGAGGAGACCCTAAAAAACCTGCATATCGTGTGGAAGCGCCCGGTGGCCATCGAGACCCTGGTGGACGGTGGGGAGAAGATCCTGTACTACGACGGAAAGAGTTATCAGGAATTGGACAAGAATCGGGAAGTGTAG
- a CDS encoding DUF444 family protein, which yields MVLKIEQDYNRFKQIVRGRIKKELRKFITNGELIGKQGKDLISIPLPQIDIPHFTFGSRQKGGVGQGEGNPGDPLGGDPQEGNDPQAGNLPGEHLLEVDISLEELAEILGEELELPRIEPKGKSNIVHYRSKYSSLRRTGPDSLVHRKRTYKEALKRQILAGTYQSERPIILPIREDRRYRSWKEEKKPEFNAVVIYMMDVSGSMGQEQKEIVRIESFWIDTWLRSQYDGLETRYIIHDAVAREVDQNTFYHTRESGGTIISSAYKLCLKTIEEEYDPNEWNIYAFHFSDGDNWSSNDTQECLGLLANQMLPKLNVFCYGQVESEYGSGQFLRDLNERFDEKEEKVLSSRIESKEKIFDSIKVFLGKGK from the coding sequence ATGGTTCTCAAGATCGAACAAGATTACAACCGCTTCAAGCAGATCGTCCGCGGACGCATCAAGAAGGAGCTGCGCAAGTTCATCACCAACGGCGAGCTGATCGGCAAGCAGGGCAAGGACCTGATCAGCATCCCGCTCCCCCAGATCGACATTCCCCACTTCACCTTCGGTTCCCGGCAAAAAGGCGGGGTGGGGCAGGGCGAGGGAAACCCCGGAGACCCCTTGGGCGGCGACCCCCAGGAGGGGAACGATCCCCAGGCCGGCAACCTGCCCGGGGAGCACCTGTTGGAGGTCGATATCAGCCTGGAGGAATTGGCCGAGATCTTGGGCGAGGAGCTGGAGCTGCCTCGCATCGAGCCCAAGGGCAAGTCCAACATCGTCCATTACCGATCGAAATACTCCAGCCTGCGCCGCACCGGACCCGATTCGCTGGTCCACCGCAAACGCACCTACAAGGAGGCCCTCAAACGGCAGATCCTCGCGGGGACCTATCAGTCTGAACGGCCCATCATCCTGCCGATCCGCGAGGATAGGCGCTACCGTTCCTGGAAGGAGGAGAAGAAGCCCGAATTCAACGCGGTCGTCATTTACATGATGGACGTCAGCGGCTCGATGGGCCAGGAGCAAAAGGAGATCGTGCGCATCGAGTCGTTCTGGATCGACACTTGGCTGCGCTCGCAATACGACGGCCTCGAGACGCGCTACATCATCCACGATGCGGTGGCCCGGGAGGTCGACCAGAACACCTTCTACCACACCCGCGAGTCCGGCGGCACCATCATCTCCTCGGCCTACAAGCTCTGCCTCAAGACCATCGAGGAGGAATATGACCCCAACGAGTGGAACATTTATGCCTTTCACTTCAGCGACGGGGACAATTGGTCGAGCAACGACACCCAGGAATGCCTGGGCCTGCTCGCCAACCAGATGCTCCCCAAGCTGAACGTTTTTTGCTACGGCCAAGTCGAGAGCGAGTACGGCAGCGGGCAGTTCCTCCGCGATTTGAACGAGCGCTTCGACGAAAAAGAGGAAAAGGTCCTCTCCTCCCGCATCGAAAGCAAGGAGAAGATCTTCGACTCGATCAAGGTTTTCCTGGGGAAGGGGAAGTAA
- a CDS encoding serine protein kinase, translating into MTSASTLMAELRNLHDVRGYQDLNWEGSFEEYLEIARRNPKVVRSAFQRVYDMIVAQGTEEYKEYKKKIIRYKFFEDPFENGKDGVFGLDLHLMKLVHLFKSAAKRYGAEKRIFLLHGPVGSSKSTIARLLKKGVEHYSRTPEGALYTFKWVKHPSVDAQGIFGAADEIPCPMHEEPLRLIPPEFRSKVVDELTRVAKGEFKIEVEGDLDPSCRFIFNSLLKLYQGDWAKVIDNHIRVKRLILSEKDRVGIGTFQPKDEKNQDSTELTGDINYRKIAEYGSESDPRAFNFDGEFNIANRGIVEFIEVLKLDVAFLYDLLGASQEHKVKPKKFAQTDIDEVILGHTNEPEYRKLQNNEYMEALRDRTVKVDIPYVTRLSEEMKIYQKDFNSEKIQGKHIAPHTIEMAAMWAVLTRLEEPKKANLTLLQKLKLYDGKTLSGYTEDNVKELRKEATREGLDGISPRYIQDKISNALVKDVEGCVNPFMVLNELESGLRHHALIQNEDSRKRMIEMLSVVKDEYEDIVKNEVQRAISSDEEAISRLCANYIDNVKAYTQKEKVRNKYTGQDEEPDERLMRSIEEKIDIPESRKDDFRREIMNYIGALAVEGKKFDYKTNERLHKALELKLFEDQKDSIKLTSLVTSVIDKETQEKIDVVKSRLINNYHYCDICATDVLNYVASIFARGDIKGSA; encoded by the coding sequence ATGACGTCCGCATCGACCTTGATGGCTGAATTGCGCAATCTGCACGATGTCCGCGGTTATCAAGATCTGAACTGGGAAGGGAGCTTTGAAGAGTATCTCGAAATCGCCCGCCGCAACCCCAAGGTGGTCCGTTCCGCCTTTCAACGGGTCTACGACATGATCGTGGCCCAGGGGACCGAAGAGTATAAAGAATACAAAAAGAAAATTATCCGCTACAAGTTCTTCGAAGACCCCTTCGAGAACGGCAAGGACGGTGTCTTCGGCCTGGATCTGCACCTGATGAAGCTGGTCCACCTCTTCAAGTCCGCCGCGAAGCGTTACGGCGCCGAGAAGCGGATCTTCCTGCTTCACGGGCCTGTCGGGTCCTCCAAGAGCACCATCGCCCGCCTGCTCAAGAAGGGGGTCGAGCACTACTCCCGCACGCCGGAGGGCGCCCTCTATACCTTCAAATGGGTCAAGCATCCCTCGGTCGACGCCCAGGGCATCTTCGGCGCCGCCGACGAGATCCCCTGTCCGATGCACGAAGAACCCCTTCGGCTGATCCCGCCGGAATTCCGTTCCAAGGTGGTCGACGAGCTGACCCGGGTCGCAAAGGGTGAGTTTAAGATCGAAGTCGAAGGGGATCTGGATCCCTCCTGCCGCTTTATCTTCAACAGCCTGCTCAAGCTCTACCAGGGCGACTGGGCCAAGGTGATCGACAACCACATCCGGGTGAAGCGTCTGATCTTAAGCGAGAAGGACCGCGTCGGCATCGGAACCTTCCAGCCCAAGGATGAGAAGAACCAAGATTCCACCGAGCTGACCGGGGATATCAACTACCGCAAGATCGCCGAGTATGGCAGCGAGTCCGACCCGCGCGCCTTCAACTTCGACGGCGAATTCAACATCGCCAACCGCGGGATAGTCGAGTTCATCGAGGTGCTCAAGCTGGACGTCGCCTTCCTCTACGACCTGCTGGGCGCCTCCCAAGAGCACAAGGTCAAGCCCAAGAAGTTCGCCCAGACCGACATCGATGAGGTCATCCTGGGCCACACCAACGAGCCCGAGTACCGCAAGCTGCAGAACAACGAGTACATGGAAGCCCTGCGCGACCGCACCGTGAAGGTCGACATCCCCTACGTCACCCGGCTCAGCGAGGAGATGAAGATCTACCAGAAGGACTTCAACTCCGAGAAGATCCAGGGCAAGCACATCGCCCCGCACACCATCGAGATGGCCGCGATGTGGGCGGTGCTCACCCGCCTCGAGGAGCCGAAAAAGGCCAACCTCACGCTGCTGCAGAAGCTCAAGCTCTATGACGGCAAGACGCTCAGCGGCTACACCGAGGACAACGTCAAGGAATTGCGCAAAGAGGCCACCCGTGAGGGCCTCGACGGGATCAGCCCGCGCTACATCCAGGACAAGATCAGCAACGCCTTGGTCAAGGACGTCGAGGGCTGCGTCAATCCTTTCATGGTGCTCAACGAGCTGGAGAGCGGGCTGAGGCACCACGCCCTCATCCAAAACGAGGACAGCCGCAAGCGGATGATCGAGATGCTATCAGTGGTGAAGGACGAGTACGAGGACATCGTGAAGAACGAGGTGCAGCGGGCGATTTCCAGCGACGAGGAGGCGATCAGCCGACTCTGCGCCAACTACATCGACAACGTCAAGGCCTACACTCAAAAGGAAAAGGTGCGGAACAAATACACCGGCCAGGACGAGGAGCCCGACGAGCGCCTGATGCGCTCGATCGAGGAGAAGATCGACATCCCCGAGTCCCGAAAGGACGACTTCCGCCGCGAGATCATGAACTACATCGGCGCGCTGGCGGTCGAGGGCAAGAAGTTCGACTACAAGACCAACGAACGGCTGCACAAGGCCCTCGAGCTGAAGCTCTTCGAGGACCAGAAGGACAGCATCAAATTGACTTCCCTGGTCACCAGCGTCATCGACAAGGAGACTCAGGAGAAGATCGACGTCGTCAAGTCGCGCCTGATCAACAATTATCACTATTGCGACATCTGCGCGACCGACGTGCTGAACTACGTGGCCAGTATTTTCGCGAGGGGAGATATAAAAGGAAGTGCGTAA